The sequence TTTGTGATACTCTTTTTTAGGATAGAAATTTTCTAAAAGCACTTTTTATACCTTTTCAACTTTTCAGAGCTAGTTTTCATTTTAAATTAACAGATTCTATTCCTACTATATTTATACCTTATTTTTCCTCTAACTACAAGTTTATATATTAAAAGAGGGAAAGTTTTTATTTCCCTCTAAAATTTTTTATTTATATTGAAATTATTAAAGTTGTTATTTTATGAAATAATTCAACAATATTATACCAAAATAAAGTATTTTTTTTATATTTCCTTCTGCAAATAAAAATTTAATTCATAGAATCTAATTGCTTTTTTGAATCACAAAATACTTGCCATGTTTGAATTTGATTTTCACTGACTATAACTTTCCAACAAGCAGGAAATTCCCAGTATTTTTCTTTGTTTCCTAAATATGAAGCACTTGCTTTTCCTATGATAACAGAAAATTTATCACTTTCAATATAATCATAAACTTCAATAAGGTAATCAGGAAACCAATTGAAATATTCTTGCCAACCTATTTTCATTTGTTCCCTATTTTCTTTATTACCATAGGTATCAATAAAATAAAAATTTTCTGACATCATATCAATAATGATTGGCAAGTTTTGGGCATTGATTGCTTCAACAAATTTCATTACAATATCTTGCTTCATCTGGTATCCTCTCTACAATTTAAAATTTATTAAAATGAAGTTTAGCCATATCAATATCAGAATCTGTATAAGCTGGTTTTTCTTCAGCTGGATATCCCAAAGCTATCATATTATGTACTTTTAATTCTGATGGAGCACCAAGTATTTTTTTTATATTTTCATCAGTTGAATTTCCTTCAGCATCCACTTTCTCTTTGGTCTGTATCCAGCATGATCCAAGTCCAAGTTCATGTGCTTTTAGTTGAATTACAGTACTTGCAATAGCACAATCATCATCCCAAGTAGGATTTACATGTCCAAATATAACTATCATAAGAGGAGCTCCAGCAGCAAACCCTGCTCCATTTTCTTTAGACACAGATAATTTTTTTATTATCTCTTTATCATCTATTACTACATATTCATAAGGTCTTTGATTTCTTCCACTTGGAGATACTAAAGCAGTTTTCATAAGCTCCATAACAACTTCTTTTTCTACATTTTTTTCTTTAAATTTTCTTATTGTTCTTCTACTTAAAAAATCCATATATATTCCTCCTTAAAATTTATTTGATAAGACTATATAAAAGGCTTATTTCCTCTTTCCAGATAGAACTGTCTATAGTTTCCAAGATAATAGGAATATTATCAAATCTTTCATCATTCATAAATCTTTCAAAAAATTCCATACCTAATATACCTTTTCCTATGCTGTCGTGTCTATCTTTTCTGCTTCCTGTATTAAATTTAGAATCATTTAAATGGACTCCCTTAAGATATTTAAATCCAACATATTTTTCAAATTCGTCCATAGTTTTTTTATAACCGATTTCATCTTTTAATTCATATCCCGCTGTTATTGTATGACAAGTATCAATACATGTACCTATTCTTTCTTTGTTTTTTACTTTTTCAATAATTTTTCCTAAATGTTCAAATTTATATCCCATATTAGAACCTTGTCCAGATGTATTTTCCAGTACTATGACTATATTTTCTGTAGCTTCAATAGCTTTATTTATACAGTCTGCTATATTATTAATGCACTCATCTTCAGATATTTCATTTAAATGGCTACCAGGATGAGTATTAAGATATTTCAATCCTAACTGGTCACATCTTTTTATTTCTTCGATAAAAGCATTCAGAGACTTTTCTCTTTTTTCTTCATCTTTTGTACCTAAGTTTATAAGATAACTATCATGAGGTAAAATATATTCATTTGTATAGTTGTTTTCCTTTAAAGCTTTTTTAAATTTTTCTATATCTTCATCAGTTAATGGTTTAGCTTCCCATCTTCTTTGATTTTTAACAAACATTCCAAAAGCTCTGGCTCCAATTTCTTTCGCATTTTTAGGAGCATTAAAAGGTCCACCAACTATACTGACATGAGCACCAATAAACTTTCTTTTAATTTTTTCTTCTCTTGTTATTTCCATATCATTCCTTTCTATATGAATCTTTTATATATATTATACTATTTTATACAATAAAATAAAAGAGATGATTGATATTATAATAAATTTCAAAAATAAAGTAATAAATAAAAAGAAATTGATCTTTTTAGCGAATACATATAATGTAAGAAATATATTTATTAACAGGAGGAAATTATATGAAAATAAAAAAATTAAATTATATTATTGCAGGTTCTCTTTTATCTGCTTTATTACTTGCAGGATGTGGAAATGACAAACCTAATCAAAAAGTTCAGAAACTTTTGACAGAGACTCAAAAAGATTTTGCAGCTTTTCAAGAAAGTATTGTTAAAGATTCTACTATGACTGAAGCTCAGGCAGAAGATAAAATTCAAAAATTATTAGCTGAAATTCAAACTAAGGAAGAAGCTATAAAAAAAGAAATAGCTAATATAAAAAATAAAGCTGAACAGGAAAAATTAACTAAAGAAATGGAAAAAACTTTTAGTACTATGAAGGAAAATCTTATATCTCTTGAAAAAAAAATAAAAACTCCTACTCCAAATCCATATGATGGAGAAGTAGAAGTACAAGAAATAGAAACTTTGGAGGATACTAATGATGGAGAAGCACAAGCTAAGTAATCATTAGTTATGAACTTTACTTTATATTCATGATTATAAATTATACTGACGAATTCAAATAAATTTAAAATATAAAAAGCTCTCAACAATGAGAGCCTTTTATATTATATAGTACTTATTAAATAAGAAACAATTTCTTTATCTTTTCCTGTGAGCATAACAACAATTCCACCATTTTTATCTGAATCTTTAATTACTAATGGATTTCCAGCTTTTCCTTCTTCAAGATAATGAAAAAATTTAATTTTTTCAATTATTAATTCTTCCATATTAGATACATTATTTACTTTATAATCTCTTTTTAAATCATTTAATTCTTTTTCAAAATTTTCTAATGTAAATTCAAAGTTGCTCTCTAAATGATTTTTCACTTTTGTTATTTTTACAACCACGGCACATCACCTATTCTGAAATTTTTTATATTTTATATTAGTGTTAAATAGTAAAATTAACTAAGTTTTCAAATATATAAATGTTAACTGTATAATACCATTTTTTTTCATTTTTGTAAACAATATCAAAATATCCGATTACATTTTTCCAAATATTTTATCTTTATTTTTTATATTTTAAAGAATATTATTGAATGTTTTTAAAAACGGAAATATTTTACATCCATTTTTGAAACAATATCTTATTAGAACATAATAATTCAAATAAAGATAAAAAAATTGAATTAAGTTATTGACTTAATATTATAATTAGTGTAAAAATATAGATAGAAATATCCAACTATTCAAAAGGAGAAAAGATGGAAATAATTTATCAAAAAAGAGAAAAACTCAGAAATGAAAACAGAACTTTTAAATTTTTGGTAGAAGTAAGAGAATTCAGCAAATTAGAAATATCCCAATATTTGAATATCAGTATTCCA is a genomic window of Fusobacterium sp. containing:
- a CDS encoding nuclear transport factor 2 family protein, encoding MKQDIVMKFVEAINAQNLPIIIDMMSENFYFIDTYGNKENREQMKIGWQEYFNWFPDYLIEVYDYIESDKFSVIIGKASASYLGNKEKYWEFPACWKVIVSENQIQTWQVFCDSKKQLDSMN
- a CDS encoding nitroreductase family protein, translated to MDFLSRRTIRKFKEKNVEKEVVMELMKTALVSPSGRNQRPYEYVVIDDKEIIKKLSVSKENGAGFAAGAPLMIVIFGHVNPTWDDDCAIASTVIQLKAHELGLGSCWIQTKEKVDAEGNSTDENIKKILGAPSELKVHNMIALGYPAEEKPAYTDSDIDMAKLHFNKF
- the nfo gene encoding deoxyribonuclease IV translates to MEITREEKIKRKFIGAHVSIVGGPFNAPKNAKEIGARAFGMFVKNQRRWEAKPLTDEDIEKFKKALKENNYTNEYILPHDSYLINLGTKDEEKREKSLNAFIEEIKRCDQLGLKYLNTHPGSHLNEISEDECINNIADCINKAIEATENIVIVLENTSGQGSNMGYKFEHLGKIIEKVKNKERIGTCIDTCHTITAGYELKDEIGYKKTMDEFEKYVGFKYLKGVHLNDSKFNTGSRKDRHDSIGKGILGMEFFERFMNDERFDNIPIILETIDSSIWKEEISLLYSLIK